From the genome of Coleofasciculus chthonoplastes PCC 7420:
GGGTGAAGCGAAGCTATAGCGAGGAACGAGATACGAGAATCTGGACAGATGCTTCGCGTCATTCCGTTTCACTGCATTCTGCTCAGCATGACAGATTCTACCTTAGACTGCAATTTGGTATGATGTCGATCAAGCAACCCAGAATGTGCTAATAACAATTGATATTGTTGAGCAAAAGCATCATCTCGTCAGAAAAAATTGACTAAAGGGCGACCCGATCAAATTAAATGAACACCGTTGTAAATTTGTGCAAGCAGGTCGCCCCTACAGGATAAACCAAGGTGATATATTCTCAATTAAATACTTAGTTAAGGTGCGTTACGCTACGCTAACACACCCTACCTATAAATCCTTTGCGTAAATCCTATTAGTATTAATCTGGCATATCCAATAATTCTGGCACGGTGACAAATTGATAACCACGCTGTTTGAGTTCAGTAATCAACTTTGGTAAAGCTTGCACTGTTTTTGAGCGATCGCCCCCGCCATCGTGTAGTAGAATAATACCACCCGGTTGCGCGTCTTCAAGGGCGTTATTGATTAATTTTGGCACAGTAATCCGGCGACTTTGCCAATCTTTTGTATCGGCTGACCACATAATCACGGCATACTTTTTTTGGTGAGCATAGTTAACTAAGCCGTTATTTAAAATGCCAGCAGGCGGTCTAAATAATGCTGTTTTGACGCCAGTAAGTTTATGAATTAACTGGGCAGTTGTTTCCAGTTCCTGTGCCGCCGCCCATGGACTGTATTGGTGATAATGATGATTCCAGGTATGATTACCAATGGCGTGACCGTCAGCTACAATTTGTTTCAGTAGCTGGGGATGATTTTTAACTGTCTTACCCACTACAAAAAAGGTGGCTTTGATACCTTCTCGTTGAAGAATGTCTAAAACTTGGGGAGTTGTCTCTGATGAAGGTCCATCATCAAACGTGAGGGCAATCACCTTAGCCTTATTGTTGAGGACACGGGAACGAATAGTTTTGCCTTGAAATTCGACGGGTACGGAAAAGGTTAAGCGCTTGGCTTCTTCTTCTGCCAAATACGCCAACATTTGTTGATATATTTCTTGTTCTTCCCCAATTAAGCCGTTAATTTGCAACATTTTGGAGTTCAACTGTTCCTGTTGATTCAAATTAGGACTAGGAATAGCTAGTTTTGGGTTAACTGAACGAGCAACGGATACACTCAAACTTGCAATAAAACCAAGTGTGGCAGCGATTAAACTAATGGATAATCTGTACTGCCAAACTAACTGACAAGGGTTTGCCACCTTACGTCTCCTTCACTCCTCTGAATACACAGGCGGCACGTCATGGTTGTTTAACGGATCAGCAGTGTTTAGATCACTCTTGTTGCAGAATAATCAAAGCGGCGGGTTAATCTATCGCCAGACATAAACGCCTTGGCGTAGATCAACCCGCTTGATGAATTCTGATGCTAAACCCTGCGTCTCAATCGCTAAACGCAACCATTTCGGGGGATATTCAGTTCGCTGTAGAGCAACTGGATACCGAAATCCGCCTTAGTGTTAATGATTCTTTTGTTAGTTACGACGCAAATGGCAGTATATCCGGGATATTTTGTAAAAGGGTAGAGAGTAGAAGGGTAAGAAGATAGGAGTGTAGTAGCGTGCGTGGCACACCTTCTTTGGTAGATTAGCTTGGGTTCGTAGTAAGGGCTTTAGCCCTATATTCTGTTGGGTTTCCTGTCGTCAACCCAACCTACAACATATTCCACCAAATTAGGCTTATATCCAGAAACTGTAGGGGCGCAAAGCTTTGCACCCGATTCAATGGTGACAAAATTCGCCCTGTCTGAGGTTTAAGGGCGAAAACTATTTAATCCATGAAATGTTTGGATGAGCAGGCTTTTATCCTTGATGTAACGATGATGCTTTTTTATGGTATAGACTGATAATCTTATCAGTGACCTCAGGAATTGTGAAACCATCCGTATTAATTTCGATCGCGTCAGCAGCTTGGCGCAGGGGGGCTAAGGTACGAGTGCTGTCACGCTGGTCTCGTAATTGAATATCCGCCTCTAGCTGTTCTAAACTGACAGTACCTTGGTCTTCGCCTTGGAGATCTTGCAGGCGTCGGCGTGCCCGTTCTTGAACCGAGGCGGTGAGAAAAATTTTCAGTTCGGCGTCTGGGAAAACATGAGTCCCGATATCTCGCCCTTCAGCGACAACACCACCTTTAGACGCCCAGCGCTGCTGCTGTTTGACTAATTCGTGACGTACAACGGGGAGCGCCGCGATCGCAGAAACATTGGCGGTGACATCTAACGAGCGAATCGCCTGGGTGACTTCTTTGCCATCAATCCACACCCTCAAACTTTGGGGTTGGGAACCACTACTGATCAAGGATATTTGACATTGACTCACCAATTCCGCGATCGCAGGTTCATCGGTGAAATCAATTCCGGCTTGCAGCACTCGCCACGTCACCGCCCGATACATGGCTCCCGTATCCAGATACATTAAGCCTAATTGCTGCGCCACTAACCGAGTCACCGTGGATTTACCCGCCCCTGCTGGTCCATCAATAGCAATAATCGGTCGGCGATTTCGCAGCAGACTATTATCAATTAAACGAGTTGAACCCAGACGAGCCGCGATCGCGAGTAATCCTTGGTCTTCTACTTGCTCTAAGGGGATCAAGGTTGTCGGATGAACTAATTCGATGTACTCAACTTGAATCTCCTCTATCCAGCTAAGTTCTGAGGTAACGGCGGCAATTAAGGAGGTGCGATCGCGCTCCCCAGCTTGGAACACATTTTGGGCATTTTGTAAACCCTTGTAGAGAATTGGAGCTTGTGCCTTTTGTGCTGGTGTCAAATACTGATTGCGAGAACTATAGGCAAGACCTGACGGCTCACGGGCGATCGAACAAGAGACGATAGTGACAGGTATATTTAGATCCGCGACCAAGCGGCGAATAATCGCCAATTGTTGAGCATCCTTTTGACCAAAATAAGCGCGATCGGGTTGCACTAGATTTAATAACTTCGTCACCACCGTCGCCACCCCCTGAAAATGACCCGGACGAGAATGACCACATAATATAGAAGTCATCGCTGGTGGTGGTTGGACTTGAGTGAACTCCGTCAGGATGTCTGAATCCGATGGGTCATCGCCATACAACTCCACGGCTGTGGGCGCAAAAATCACATCAACTCCTGCTTGTTGACAAAAGCGTTGATCCTCCTCCAACTGACGCGGATACTGCTGCAAATCTTCCCCAGGTCCAAACTGGAGTGGATTGACAAAAATGCTGACAACGACAATAGCATTTTCGCGTCTTGCCCGCTCGATTAAGGTCAAGTGACCGGGGTGCAACGCCCCCATCGTCGGCACTAAACCGACGGTTTTTTGGGTTCGATGACGTTCTAAGTGGCAGCGCAATCCCGCGATTGTCGTAAACAGACGCATGAGAGTTTAGTGATTGGATTTTAGATCGATGTTAGCAATTGTCATTGGTCATTGGTCATTGGTCATTCGTCATTCGTCATTCGTCCAAGAATTTATGAACTTTGTAGGGGCGACCCGCTTGCACTAATGAACAACTCCCGTTCACTCAATTGGGTCGGGTCGCCCTCTCCTCTCAGACACTCAAAACTATTTCCTAGCTAGTTATCTAAAACCTCAATCCGTACAGGTGCTACACCCGTGCGGAGCAATCCTAGGACTCTGGCAGCGGCGGCGGAAAGGTCAATGACTCGCCCTCTGGTATAGGGTCCTCGGTCATTAATCCGCACGATAACGGAACGACCATTATTTAAGTTGGTGACTCGCACGTTAGTACCAAAGGGTAAGCTGCGATGAGCGGCGGTTAGGGCATTTTGATTAAATCGCTCACCACTGGCGCTGCGGTTTCCGTGAAAGCCAGGACCATACCAGGAGGCAATACCCTTAACCTGGAAGCGCACAGGACCCAGGGCGACTTGGGCAATTGTCTGGGCTTTGGGTTTCCCCTGAATTTCCCGGATGGGGGGAGCATTACCCATTAAGCGTCGCAGTCGGTTCGTGGCTTGTCGGGCATCTTCGGTTAGGTTTTCGGTGGTATCAGGCAGAATGGTGTTTTCGTTAACTTGCACCAACTCCTGGTCGTTTACCTGGATGCTGTAGCAGTTACACGACTCATTCCAACGAACGGCGATCGCCTCTGCATCAATATTATCCCGATGCAGTTGATTGAGTTGAGCCGCAACCACTGTCGCCCGCCCTACGGCATCATCTGGATTGCCATTACTGGTCGGGGTGACACTAGGCGAGGCGGTATTGTCCAGTTGGTTTTCCTCTGAGGATTGATAACCAGACACCGTTTTTGATGAGGAATACTCGGGTTCGGAGTCATTTCCCAGAGCCACTTCTCCCACTTTGGTAACATTATTGACAGTTGCCGGAGAACCTAAGAACGTCAGGACAGGGATGTCGCGCACATAAAGAGTAGCCGCCTGACGCCCATCGAGTGAATAGGCATGAATTTTAGCAATGATTTCTTCTGCTTCCCCAACTTGAGCCGTTGGGGATTGAAATTCTCCCACTTTTACCACCTCTGGTGGCTGAGGAGTTGGTTGAGAGGAGGTTGAGGGAGTGGTTTGCGGAGAGTGTAGCGCTTGAGCGGGAGTCAAGTTGCCCTCAGAACCTTGATCAACTGCCTGAGCTTGGTTAGCCGGATTGGATATCACTGTGCTGAGGGCTGTGGTTAAGACGGTAACAGTGAGACCACTCAAAATTCGCTGATTCATAAGCCTATAGTCAAAAGCCTCTGGAATTCTACGTTTAGGGTTATGGGTGGTGATGCAAGAGAATTAAGAAAAATCTGCTGCAACTCATACTCATTTCGATTTCGCCCTATTTTTGTGGAACTGACACAGACTAACACGAAGTTTTGGGTTTGGGGATCAGTGATTTTTGGGAATCAGCGATAAGATTTTCAAAAGTGCGATATCATGTAATTTCCTCTAAAGCTTGATAGGGCAAGGATTTCCCGCTTTTTCCCCTCTCAGGAAATTTACGAGTTTCTTAACAAAACTTTACAATAGAGGCAACAAACCTCGACCGTCGCGGCGAAGGTTTTCCATCAATGCTGTAGGGGCGGGTTGATTCACATCGGGGCAGAAAAAAATGATAATAGTGAAATCCGCCCCTACATTTGGAAAAATTCTTTCATTCCTAGTGCTATCCCATGGATTATCGAGAAGCTGGTGTTGATATCGAAGCAGGTCGAGCGTTTGTACAGCAGATTAGAGGGCTAGTCCAAAGCACCCATCGACCCGAAGTTTTAGGTGGACTCGGTGGCTTTAATGGTTGTTTCCAGTTACCGATGGGATATCGCGAACCCGTTTTAGTATCGGGAACCGATGGAGTGGGGACAAAGCTGAAACTGGCTCATGAGTTAAATCGTCACGACACTGTGGGAATTGACTTAGTTGCCATGTGTGTCAACGATGTCTTGACATCTGGCGCACAACCCCTATTTTTTTTGGACTATTTAGCCACAGGAAAGCTGAATCAAGCGCAACTCACGCAGGTTGTAGCAGGTATTGCTCAGGGATGTCGTCAGGCTGGCTGCGCGTTGTTGGGAGGGGAAACCGCAGAAATGCCTGGTTTTTATCAACCGGGAGAGTATGACATTGCTGGCTTTTGCGTGGGAATGGTGGAAAAAAGCGAAATTTTAGACGGTTCTCAGGTGCAATTGGGAGATGTGGCGATTGGTTTAGCCAGTCAGGGGGTTCACAGTAATGGGTTTAGTTTAGTCCGCAAAATTGTTAGCGATTCAATTAACCAGGAATCGCCGTTAAGTTGGGATAGCTGTCCCGATTTACTGGGAGGTCAACGTTTAGGAGATGTGTTGCTGACGCCGACTCAAATTTACGTGAAACCGATTCTGGATGCGCTACAGGCTGGGATTGAAATTCATGGTATGGCTCACATTACAGGTGGCGGTTTACCGGAGAATTTACCTCGGTGTTTAGGTCAAGGGCAATCGGTGCAGATTGAGCCGAATAGCTGGGAGATTTTACCGATTTTTAAGTGGCTTGCTGAGGCGGGTCAAGTGAGTCGAGAAGAGATGTTTAATACGTTCAATATGGGGATTGGGTTTGTGGTATTGGTATCATCTGTTCAAGCCGAAAAAATCTGTCGTTGGTTTGAATCTCAAGGTGTAACGGCTTATCTGATTGGGGAAGTAGTTGAAGGTTCGGGGGAAGTGGTTGGTGTATCAGGTTAATTAGGATTTGCTGAATAATTTGCCATGGCGATTGAAATCGCTGCTACACAAACAAAGTCCGCCTGCGCGGACTGGGTTATAAGGGGGGTAGTTAACCCGGATTTGGTATCATTCATCTTTATTTTACCTTCTCAGCTTTCTATGCGGAGTTTCAAGGTATGGATTCATCCCAGGAAAGGGGGAAGGCATGGTGCGATCGCAAAACTACTATTTTGTACTATTTTATTGATCGTAGCTGATTTACTGAGATGGGTCAGCAGCATGAGGACATCCGATGGATGCCGTTTATTCATTTCGATACCCGCCGACTTGTCCTAACCCTTGTGGCGGTTGCTATACTTGCGGCGTTGTTCGTCAGCAAACTCTTGGAAAGAGCGAAATCGACCCGCCTCAAAATCATCTAAACCTTGCTGAATACCTTTAATAGCTTCCTCTGAATCTTGTTCTTCCCACTCTAAAACACGAGCCAGTAATTCAGATGCAACAAGACCAACATCTTGACCTTGCCGAGCGGCTTTGTCGCGCAGTAGCGCTTCTAACTCTGGGTTAAGGGTTACAACAATTGCCATAAAGCGACTTCCTTAATTGAATTTTTGTGTAGCTAAATTACTTAACGACTGGCTAACGTTGTCATAGATAGCATCTGTTTCGCTGTATCCGGAAAAGAATTGCTGGGCTGTAAGCTGTCATGCATTTAAATTGGGTATTAGTAGCGAGCAAGATGCAAAGCCTGCGGCATGGCTTCGCTAAAGCCTGCGGCATGGCTTCGCTAAACGCACTACAAGGATTTCGCCATTATTGATATTAAGGTTTAAATGCCGAATAGCTTAAATTGTGACCAGGTAGTTGTTTCAGTCAACTCAGGCTCAACATCAGTCCGCGCAGGCGGACTTGGTTTGTGTAGCTGCGAATTCCATTCGCCATCTGTTTTTTCTGGGTCTTTATTCCCCTCTCCTCGCAGGAGAGGGGTTAGGGGAGAGGTCACAACGAATCAGGTTCCTGTCCCGACGCCACAGGCGCTGTTGCATTCAACTGCAACTCTGGATGATCCCCAATCACCTGCTGTAAATTCCACTCATTCTTAAACAACAAAACCGGACGCCCCCAGTTATCTTTCACCACCGCCGTGTTAAACAACCGTCCCGCTTTCTCTAAAGCCTGCCACCCCCCAGCTACCCAACGGGCAACACTATAGGGCAACATATCCAACAACGTTTCTACGCCATATTCATTCTGTAAACGGAACTGTACCACCTCAAATTGCAACTGTCCCACAGCAGCTAAAATTGGGTCGCGCTTGGACTCATCCACCGAGTACATAATCTGTATCGCCCCTTCTTCGCGCAACTCAGTTACCCCTTTGTGGAACTGCTTGAATTTAGAGGGATTGGGATTTTTCAAATAGGCAAATAATTCTGGAGAAAAGCAAGGAATCCCTTCATACTCCAAACGCTTGCCATTGTAAATCGTATCCCCGATCGCAAACACTCCTGGATTATTTAACCCAATCACATCCCCTGGATATGCCACGTCCAGCGATTCCCTGCCTTGGGCAAATAACTTCTGAGGTCTTGACAAACGTACCGTTTTACCAGTCCGCGCATGGTTCACAGTCATGTCCTTGTCAAATCGACCCGTACAAACCCGGACAAATGCCACTCTATCCCGGTGCTTGGGGTCCATATTGGCTTGCAGCTTAAACACAAATCCGCTGAAGTCGGGATAGGTTGGTGGCATTTCCCCCTCGGTAGACTTGTAGGCTTCGGGTTGCATGGCGTACTCTAAAAAGGCATCCAAAAACAGCTTGACGCCAAAGTTGGTCATAGCACTGCCAAAGAATACAGGCGTCATCTGACCCTGATGCACCAACTCTAAATCTAAATCGGGTCCAATCCCCTCAATTAGTTCTAGTTCTTCTTTCAACTGATAATACAGGTCTTGATCCAGCAATTTTTCAATCCGGGAATCCCCCAAATCGATTACCGTATCTCCCGCTTCCTTACTCCCATGTGCTGTTCGTTCAAATAAGTGAATTTGCCGCAGACGGCGGTCAAACACGCCCTTAAAGCGATCGCCCATACCAATGGGCCAATTCACGGCATACGTCTGTAACCCTAACTCCTGCTCAATTTCATCCAGCAGTTCCAAGGGTTCCCGCGCCGGACGATCCATTTTGTTCATAAATGTGAAAATCGGTAGCGATCGCATCCGACACACTTCAAACAACTTGCGCGTCTGTGGTTCCAACCCCTTCGCCGCATCCACCAGCATCACTGCATTATCCGCCGCCGCCAATGTGCGATAGGTATCTTCACTAAAATCTTGGTGTCCCGGCGTGTCCAGCAAATTAATCTGGCGATTCCTGTACGCGAACTGCAACACCGTTGAAGTAATCGAAATTCCCCGTTGTTGTTCCATCGCCATCCAATCTGACGTTGCCTTTCGCTGCGCCCGTCGTGCTTTCACCGCCCCGGCTTCGTGAATCGCACCTCCATATAACAACAGCTTCTCGGTTAGCGTCGTCTTCCCCGCGTCTGGGTGGGAAATAATCGCAAAATTCCGTCGGTGTTCAACCGCCGTTTGCAGTTCAGCCTTAAGTTCAGTGGACATTCAAAACGCCTAATTACGGAACACTCAGCCTTCTATTATAGAAGTTGAGCTTCTGTGTCGGTTGGCTTGAGTTAGTATTTTCTATATCCTAAGTCATAAATCGTCAAGCTTTTTTTATCAAAATTAACCCTATAGGCTATAACCCTAGAAGGTGTAGTTTCTGCTAATTTTGGGGAATACTGAAATTAGCGCCGTTTGAGTCAATCAAATTGCTTCAGGTTCAAACGTTAACAGGGTGAGAACTTTCTCCTTATTTTTTCTCCTTATTTCTTGGCTAGAGGGTTACATCCTCCACCATCAAAAATCAGGGTTAGTAAGGGGTAACAAGGAGGCGTCGGGTTCCTGACTGTATGCTGGACTGTATGCTGAGTCATAGTTCACTGTTTCACGGATCACTGATTGAGTCCCCTCAAACCGTTTTAATTTTACCAGATAAGAGCTGATTATTGACTAGAAGGAGACATTATGCAGTCGTTTATCACGCACAGTTTGACTGCCCCACTTTTCATGCCTCATGGCAACTGCTACCTGTGGAAGCCCGGTTTAGTCTGGCTACATCTTCTATCCGATGCCTTCATTGCCCTAGCTTATGCTTCAATTCCCCTAACCTTAATCTATTTTGTTTATCAACGACGGAATTTGCCGTTTTCCCGGATCTTTCTCATGTTTGCCGCTTTTATCATTGCCTGCGGTACTACTCATGCGATGGCAATTTGGACGATTTGGCATCCCGATTATTGGCTATCTGGATTAGTCAAAGCAATCACAGCATTAATTTCGGTCTATACTGCCCTAGAATTAATACCATTAATGCCCAAAGCCTTTGATGTTGCCAGTGCGGTGGAACTTGAAGCTGCCAATAAGCGTTTAGAAGCTGAAATTAGAGAACGTCAGCAAACCGAGGTTGCACTCAGGCGATCGCAGGATGAAATCCAGCAAAAAGCCACCCTCTTAGAAAAGGCGTTGCGCGACTTGCAACATGCCCAAGCCCAATTAGTTCATACGGAGAAAATGTCCAGTTTAGGACAACTCGTCGCCGGGTTAGCCCATGAAATTAATAATCCAGTTAACTTTATTTTCGGGAATCTAGTCCATGCGAAAAATTATGCTCAAGATTTACTGAAGTTAATTTCCCTCTACGATAAGCACTATCCTCAACCTGTCCCAGAAATTCAAACGACAGCGGAACAGATGGATTTAGCGTTTCTGCGAGACGACTTACCTCACCTACTCGAATCAATGGAAGTGGGAACCAAGCGGATTCGTCAGATTGTGCTGTCGTTACGCAACTTTGCCCGGATGGATCAAGCTGAAGTCAAGGCGGTAGATTTACACGAAGGGTTAGAGGGTACATTGCTGATTCTGCAAAATCAACTCAAGGCAAAACCGGGATATGCGGAAATTAACATTGTCAAAGAGTATGGAGATTTACCCAAAGTCGAATGCTACGTGGGACAACTCAATCAGGTGTTTATGAATCTCTTGAGTAATGCGATCGATGCGTTAGAGGAATCAAGAACCACGGATAATGGACAAAATCATCCCACAATTCGGATTCGGACTGAAGCGATCGCACCTAACCAAGTTGCGATCCGGATTATCGATAACGGTCCGGGAATGACTGAGAAAACTCAGCGTCAACTCTTTGACCCCTTCTTTACCACCAAACCTGTGGGGAAAGGAACCGGATTAGGACTATCCATTAGCTATCAAATCGTCGTCGATAAACATCAGGGTCAGCTGAACTGTCGATCCGCACCGGGACAAGGCGCAGAATTCGCGATCGCGATTCCGATTCAGCAACATCGACAGCAACAAATACCTCAGCCAGAGGTGAGTTTGACGGCGTGAAGGGGATATGAGGTATAGGGTATGCAAATGCAAGTAAGATCACCGACTTCTCCAAGAAGTCGGCGATCTGTGTACCTTATAAGAGGAATATCCCCCCTGCGTAGGACGGAATTTACGACCTGTCTTGTTCAGAGAACCTGCTACAGTCAGAATGAAGAGTTAGTTTCCCTTGAGGGAAAGGAGGACTGTCGCATGACGTATGATGTTTATGATAGCGACAAACGCAAGCTTTTATCTGCCCTCTGTCATGGATCAATATTTATTAGTGCGGCGGTAATATCTATCGGTATTCCGATCGCCGTTTTGTTAGTGTCTGATGACCCAGTGGTCAAAGAAAACGCGACAGAATCGCTGAACTTTCACATTAACCTTTGGCTCTATGGATTAATCTTTGGCATCTTGACGATTGTGCTTATTGGTTGGCCCCTACTGGGTCTTTTGGCTATTGCGAATGTCGTTATGCCAATTATCGCAATTTTGAAAGTGTTGAACAATCCCGATCAATCTTTCCGTTATCCCTTTATCTTCCGTATTCTCTAGGTTTCGCTTCATTTAGTCACACCCATTCGGACTCCATTTAAATTAAAAGGTGGAGTCCTTTTTATCTAAATTATATAGCAATCCTAAATAGGGCTTGCTGCACAAGACCGAAACCCTTAACCATCAATGCTTTGAGCCGTATTTACAGTTGACTTGGTGTTCATGAATCTGGTAAAATTGCTCAAAATCCTTGCATCATGATCAGGTAGATGTACCGAAAAGTTGAGAACGCCCCCAGGGAAGCCGAAGATTTTGAACTACCATTTGAAGGAAAGTTATCACAGGATAACCGCTGGGTAATCATGGCTTCTTTAGTACCTTGGGAGGAATTTGAAGAAGAATATGCCCAAAATTTTTCTGCGGAAATGGGAGCGCCAGCGCTACCATTTAGGGTAGCACTGGGTTCATTAATAATCAAAGAAAAACTAGGAATAAGTGATAGAGAGACAGTCGAACAAATCAAAGAAAACCCTTACTTACAATACTTTATAGGTCAAAGGCATTACAGCAGCGAAGCTCCTTATGACTCATCACTATTGGCCAGATTCCGGGAAAGGATAAATGTGAATCTAGTCAACCGAATAAATGAGAAAATGGTGAAGAAAAGTCAAACAGAGACGGATGAAGAAGCTAAAAAAAAAGTGCCGAAATCCAAAGTCAAGAAAGAAGAGAGTCAGCCAATAAAGGACAACTAATAGTTGATGCAAGCTGTGTGCCAGGAGATATAAGTTATCCCAATGATTTGGGGATATTAAATAAAGCTAGGGTCAAAACCGAAAAAATAATAGACAGTCTATATGAACCCCTGAAGGATCAACTAAATAAAAAACCAAAAACTTATAGAAATAGAGCCAGAAAGAATTACTTAAAAGTAGCAAAGAAAAAGAGACAAACAAGAAAAGAAATAAGAAAAGCAATAAAAAAACAACTGCAATACATAAAGAGAAACTTGGGGAGTATAGACGCGCTAGTTAAGGCAGGGTC
Proteins encoded in this window:
- a CDS encoding polysaccharide deacetylase family protein, whose translation is MANPCQLVWQYRLSISLIAATLGFIASLSVSVARSVNPKLAIPSPNLNQQEQLNSKMLQINGLIGEEQEIYQQMLAYLAEEEAKRLTFSVPVEFQGKTIRSRVLNNKAKVIALTFDDGPSSETTPQVLDILQREGIKATFFVVGKTVKNHPQLLKQIVADGHAIGNHTWNHHYHQYSPWAAAQELETTAQLIHKLTGVKTALFRPPAGILNNGLVNYAHQKKYAVIMWSADTKDWQSRRITVPKLINNALEDAQPGGIILLHDGGGDRSKTVQALPKLITELKQRGYQFVTVPELLDMPD
- a CDS encoding bifunctional pantoate--beta-alanine ligase/(d)CMP kinase, producing the protein MRLFTTIAGLRCHLERHRTQKTVGLVPTMGALHPGHLTLIERARRENAIVVVSIFVNPLQFGPGEDLQQYPRQLEEDQRFCQQAGVDVIFAPTAVELYGDDPSDSDILTEFTQVQPPPAMTSILCGHSRPGHFQGVATVVTKLLNLVQPDRAYFGQKDAQQLAIIRRLVADLNIPVTIVSCSIAREPSGLAYSSRNQYLTPAQKAQAPILYKGLQNAQNVFQAGERDRTSLIAAVTSELSWIEEIQVEYIELVHPTTLIPLEQVEDQGLLAIAARLGSTRLIDNSLLRNRRPIIAIDGPAGAGKSTVTRLVAQQLGLMYLDTGAMYRAVTWRVLQAGIDFTDEPAIAELVSQCQISLISSGSQPQSLRVWIDGKEVTQAIRSLDVTANVSAIAALPVVRHELVKQQQRWASKGGVVAEGRDIGTHVFPDAELKIFLTASVQERARRRLQDLQGEDQGTVSLEQLEADIQLRDQRDSTRTLAPLRQAADAIEINTDGFTIPEVTDKIISLYHKKASSLHQG
- a CDS encoding septal ring lytic transglycosylase RlpA family protein, producing the protein MNQRILSGLTVTVLTTALSTVISNPANQAQAVDQGSEGNLTPAQALHSPQTTPSTSSQPTPQPPEVVKVGEFQSPTAQVGEAEEIIAKIHAYSLDGRQAATLYVRDIPVLTFLGSPATVNNVTKVGEVALGNDSEPEYSSSKTVSGYQSSEENQLDNTASPSVTPTSNGNPDDAVGRATVVAAQLNQLHRDNIDAEAIAVRWNESCNCYSIQVNDQELVQVNENTILPDTTENLTEDARQATNRLRRLMGNAPPIREIQGKPKAQTIAQVALGPVRFQVKGIASWYGPGFHGNRSASGERFNQNALTAAHRSLPFGTNVRVTNLNNGRSVIVRINDRGPYTRGRVIDLSAAAARVLGLLRTGVAPVRIEVLDN
- the purM gene encoding phosphoribosylformylglycinamidine cyclo-ligase — protein: MDYREAGVDIEAGRAFVQQIRGLVQSTHRPEVLGGLGGFNGCFQLPMGYREPVLVSGTDGVGTKLKLAHELNRHDTVGIDLVAMCVNDVLTSGAQPLFFLDYLATGKLNQAQLTQVVAGIAQGCRQAGCALLGGETAEMPGFYQPGEYDIAGFCVGMVEKSEILDGSQVQLGDVAIGLASQGVHSNGFSLVRKIVSDSINQESPLSWDSCPDLLGGQRLGDVLLTPTQIYVKPILDALQAGIEIHGMAHITGGGLPENLPRCLGQGQSVQIEPNSWEILPIFKWLAEAGQVSREEMFNTFNMGIGFVVLVSSVQAEKICRWFESQGVTAYLIGEVVEGSGEVVGVSG
- a CDS encoding DUF4058 family protein, encoding MPSPFPGMNPYLETPHRKLRR
- the prfC gene encoding peptide chain release factor 3; the protein is MSTELKAELQTAVEHRRNFAIISHPDAGKTTLTEKLLLYGGAIHEAGAVKARRAQRKATSDWMAMEQQRGISITSTVLQFAYRNRQINLLDTPGHQDFSEDTYRTLAAADNAVMLVDAAKGLEPQTRKLFEVCRMRSLPIFTFMNKMDRPAREPLELLDEIEQELGLQTYAVNWPIGMGDRFKGVFDRRLRQIHLFERTAHGSKEAGDTVIDLGDSRIEKLLDQDLYYQLKEELELIEGIGPDLDLELVHQGQMTPVFFGSAMTNFGVKLFLDAFLEYAMQPEAYKSTEGEMPPTYPDFSGFVFKLQANMDPKHRDRVAFVRVCTGRFDKDMTVNHARTGKTVRLSRPQKLFAQGRESLDVAYPGDVIGLNNPGVFAIGDTIYNGKRLEYEGIPCFSPELFAYLKNPNPSKFKQFHKGVTELREEGAIQIMYSVDESKRDPILAAVGQLQFEVVQFRLQNEYGVETLLDMLPYSVARWVAGGWQALEKAGRLFNTAVVKDNWGRPVLLFKNEWNLQQVIGDHPELQLNATAPVASGQEPDSL
- a CDS encoding sensor histidine kinase, with the translated sequence MQSFITHSLTAPLFMPHGNCYLWKPGLVWLHLLSDAFIALAYASIPLTLIYFVYQRRNLPFSRIFLMFAAFIIACGTTHAMAIWTIWHPDYWLSGLVKAITALISVYTALELIPLMPKAFDVASAVELEAANKRLEAEIRERQQTEVALRRSQDEIQQKATLLEKALRDLQHAQAQLVHTEKMSSLGQLVAGLAHEINNPVNFIFGNLVHAKNYAQDLLKLISLYDKHYPQPVPEIQTTAEQMDLAFLRDDLPHLLESMEVGTKRIRQIVLSLRNFARMDQAEVKAVDLHEGLEGTLLILQNQLKAKPGYAEINIVKEYGDLPKVECYVGQLNQVFMNLLSNAIDALEESRTTDNGQNHPTIRIRTEAIAPNQVAIRIIDNGPGMTEKTQRQLFDPFFTTKPVGKGTGLGLSISYQIVVDKHQGQLNCRSAPGQGAEFAIAIPIQQHRQQQIPQPEVSLTA
- a CDS encoding DUF4870 domain-containing protein — encoded protein: MTYDVYDSDKRKLLSALCHGSIFISAAVISIGIPIAVLLVSDDPVVKENATESLNFHINLWLYGLIFGILTIVLIGWPLLGLLAIANVVMPIIAILKVLNNPDQSFRYPFIFRIL
- a CDS encoding IS5-like element ISMich1 family transposase (programmed frameshift) yields the protein MYRKVENAPREAEDFELPFEGKLSQDNRWVIMASLVPWEEFEEEYAQNFSAEMGAPALPFRVALGSLIIKEKLGISDRETVEQIKENPYLQYFIGQRHYSSEAPYDSSLLARFRERINVNLVNRINEKMVKKSQTETDEEAKKKVPKQSQERRESANKGQLIVDASCVPGDISYPNDLGILNKARVKTEKIIDSLYEPLKDQLNKKPKTYRNRARKNYLKVAKKKRQTRKEIRKAIKKQLQYIKRNLGSIDALVKAGSSLGALSRTEYKSLLVVSEIYRQQEWMYNNKVHRIEHRIVNVSQAHIRPIVRGKAGVAVEFGAKISASVRDGYVFLDRISWDNFNESVDLKAQIEAYYNYTGFYPESVHVDKIYRSRANRSFCKEKGIRISGPPLGRPKANVSQELKKQAQEDERIRNNIEGKFGISKRRYSLSRVMAKLPHTSETAIAITFLVMNLSALLRQVFCLFYIYSTIKSFSASIHY